A region from the Fusarium musae strain F31 chromosome 1, whole genome shotgun sequence genome encodes:
- a CDS encoding hypothetical protein (EggNog:ENOG41), giving the protein MVCLESRQKEKWLGWDVKQHSPEETSGIWNLGVFFWLNTLFMRGYRVILTLDSLYPLDKALAAETHQKLAERVRNNPYKGQKYGLAQLLVRILALQLVPPIIPRAALLAASICQPFLIHALLHYLQNDNQEQSHGYGLIGATALTYGAIAFSTALYWYFQERFVIMVRGILVLAVYEKTIELKMPTDGESGALTLMSTDVERITRGILDLHEYWANTIQIALSCWLLQRELGAAFAASLGVVALSTLTAFGIGKLLGPRQKAWMEAIETRVNVTAASIAQMKLVKMSGMTKPIESCVQRLRVREIEIGGRWRMLLAAAATVSQVPMTLSSVITFAVATKTLDTTSIFVSISYLTLLASPLMILFQKIPQFLGALTCLQRVQSYLERDPRFEYRRLDPRIMSATCVASFSPSPSISGTSTTGIEMETLPGKGAPRVVIKDGSFGYHENAAVLKHVNITIPSSYLTAIVGPVASGKSTLCKAILGEVPFATGSTAVLSSTAIGYCDQQPFLTNISIRDNIIGNSHFDDKRYNSVIHATMLDRDIANLPQGDSTVIGSGGIALSGGQRQRVSIARALYLVDAKLLIFDDVLSGLDARTTDHVFRNVFGRDGMLRRRGATVILCTHNLRHSQAADHIIKVGSNGEVSEEKPTADMSLPANSDLVSDPAPPSTEVLGSAQGPAPPYSPPAEGMTAEETVARKLGDTSVFGYYIRTIGLFPIVAFTFACICNGFLNNFPRIWLTFWADDAARPQRGLWQMHSQAYYIGIYGMLQVLALISFMAAVVLVLGPFIRLSGSVLHQRALETVINAPLQLLTTSDTGTITNYFSQDITIIDNELPMAVANVVLDIFGVVGMGVLIASSSPWLGLTYPAMILILWLIQRFYLRTSRQLRLLDLEAKSPLYTHFLDTSRGIATILPEADVSTFNGFITQLRSSSSLSGASLVTLMTLSQSLSDIVRFYAALETSIGAVARLRNFTAKTGTEGVLHGDVKVNQQWPSKGSIQVRRVWATYNEDAEEYALQGIDVSIRAGERIALCGRTGSGKSSFILLLLALLEPVQKDNVKYTLSIDSVPLSSISPQTLRERIITVPQDPVFLPLGSTVRQNLDPLGAATTEQCHEVLQATDLWDMVESQGGLDSVLSESSLSQGQKQVFNIARAVLKRKTSGSSLLLLDEFTSSVDADTERDMLAMIEREFASCTIVMVAHRLHIVSEFCDRVLVLDRGRIVEDGDPQMLARVDESWFASLLAAGG; this is encoded by the exons ATGGTTTGCCTAGAGTCGCGACAGAAAGAGAAATGGCTCGGCTGGGATGTGAAGCAGCACAGCCCTGAGGAGACAAGTGGTATCTGGAACCTCGGGGTTTTCTTTTGGCTGAACACGTTGTTTATGAGAGGCTATCGTGTCATCCTGACGCTGGATAGTCTTTATCCCCTTGACAAGGCTCTTGCAGCCGAGACACACCAAAAGCTCGCTGAGCGAGTTCGTAATAATCCATATAAGGGCCAGAAATACGGTCTGGCACAGTTACTGGTGAGAATCCTAGCCCTCCAGCTAGTACCACCGATTATTCCTCGTGCAGCGCTGCTCGCCGCCAGCATATGTCAACCATTTCTCATTCATGCCCTACTGCACTACCTACAAAATGATAACCAAGAACAAAGTCATGGATATGGACTCATTGGCGCAACGGCTCTAACGTACGGGGCAATTGCGTTCTCAACAGCATTATACTGGTACTTCCAAGAGCGTTTTGTCATTATGGTTCGAGGTATCCTCGTGCTCGCTGTGTATGAAAAGACTATAGAGCTTAAGATGCCTACGGATGGCGAGTCTGGCGCCCTTACGTTGATGAGCACTGATGTCGAGCGCATTACAAGAGGTATTCTAGACCTCCATGAATACTGGGCCAACACAATCCAGATTGCTCTATCTTGCTGGCTCCTCCAACGAGAACTTGGTGCTGCGTTCGCTGCCTCTCTTGGTGTAGTCGCTCTGTCAACACTCACTGCATTTGGGATCGGCAAGCTCCTTGGACCACGTCAAAAGGCATGGATGGAAGCGATTGAGACAAGAGTTAATGTAACCGCGGCTTCTATTGCGCAGATGAAGCTAGTGAAGATGTCTGGTATGACAAAGCCAATCGAATCTTGTGTCCAGAgactgagagtgagagagatCGAGATCGGTGGGCGTTGGCGTATGCTCCTCGCAGCAGCGGCTACTGTCTCTCAGGTTCCCATGACCTTATCTTCCGTCATCACTTTTGCAGTGGCAACCAAGACGCTCGACACAACGTCGATATTTGTTTCCATCTCCTACCTTACCCTTCTCGCATCGCCTCTGATGATACTCTTTCAGAAGATTCCCCAGTTTCTTGGGGCGCTAACCTGTCTTCAACGGGTCCAGTCGTATCTGGAACGCGACCCACGGTTTGAGTATCGCCGTCTTGATCCACGTATAATGTCAGCCACGTGTGTGGCTTCGTTTTCTCCTTCACCTTCTATCTCTGGCACTAGCACTACGGGCATCGAGATGGAGACTCTACCGGGGAAAGGCGCCCCTCGCGTGGTGATCAAGGACGGCAGCTTTGGCTACCACGAGAACGCTGCCGTTCTTAAGCATGTCAATATCACCATTCCATCATCATATCTCACCGCGATCGTTGGTCCTGTTGCCAGCGGAAAATCCACTCTATGCAAAGCCATTCTCGGCGAAGTCCCCTTTGCGACTGGCTCCACTGCTGTCCTCAGCTCCACAGCCATCGGCTACTGTGACCAACAGCCATTCTTGACAAATATCTCCATCAGAGACAACATCATTGGCAATAGTCACTTCGACGACAAGCGATATAATTCCGTGATACATGCTACCATGCTCGACCGGGACATTGCAAACCTGCCTCAGGGCGATAGCACAGTGATAGGAAGTGGCGGCATTGCTTTGAGCGGCGGACAACGCCAGCGAGTGTCAATCGCAAGGGCCCTATACCTTGTAGACGCCAAACTCTTGATATTTGATGATGTCCTTAGCGGTCTGGATGCCAGAACAACGGATCATGTTTTCCGAAATGTCTTTGGGCGAGATGGAATGCTTCGTCGTCGTGGCGCCACTGTTATTCTGTGCACACACAACCTTCGGCACTCTCAAGCCGCGGACCATATCATAAAAGTCGGCAGTAATGGAGAAGTGTCTGAAGAGAAACCCACTGCTGACATGAGTTTACCTGCAAACTCTGATCTAGTCTCCGATCCGGCGCCACCTTCGACTGAAGTACTTGGAAGTGCACAAGGCCCAGCACCTCCTTACTCACCACCGGCTGAAGGCATGACAGCGGAGGAAACAGTGGCGCGAAAGCTAGGCGACACGAGCGTCTTTGGCTATTACATACGCACCATTGGTCTTTTTCCCATCGTAGCCTTCACTTTCGCTTGTATATGCAACGGCTTCCTCAACAACTTCCCACGCATATGGCTCACATTCTGGGCTGACGATGCAGCTCGACCACAGAGAGGCTTGTGGCAAATGCACTCTCAGGCCTACTACATCGGCATCTATGGAATGCTGCAGGTACTAGCCTTGATATCCTTCATGGCTGCCGTGGTACTGGTTTTAGGCCCTTTCATCCGTCTCAGTGGCTCGGTACTGCACCAGAGGGCATTGGAGACTGTTATCAACGCACCGTTGCAACTGTTGACAACATCGGACACTGGGACTATCACCAACTACTTTTCCCAAGATATAACCATCATTGATAATGAGCTCCCTATGGCTGTAGCCAACGTAGTGCTGGATATCTTTGGTGTTGTCGGAATGGGTGTCCTTATCGCGTCGTCATCACCGTGGCTAGGACTTACTTACCCAGCTATGATCCTCATCCTATGGCTGATTCAAAGGTTCTACCTCCGAACGTCTCGGCAGCTGCGACTGCTGGACCTCGAGGCAAAAAGTCCGTTGTACACCCATTTTCTTGACACGTCCAGAGGCATCGCTACCATTC TCCCAGAGGCCGATGTATCTACTTTCAATG GTTTCATAACGCAGCTTCGATCTAGTTCAAGTCTTTCTGGCGCGTCACTTGTCACGCTGATGACATTGAGTCAGTCTTTGAGTGACATTGTGCGGTTCTACGCTGCTTTGGAGACATCTATCGGAGCTGTAGCTCGGCTCCGAAACTTTACTGCCAAGACCGGGACGGAAGGTGTTTTGCATGGTGATGTAAAAGTCAATCAGCAGTGGCCATCGAAAGGATCCATCCAAGTCCGAAGGGTTTGGGCGACATACAA CGAAGATGCTGAAGAATATGCGCTGCAAGGAATCGACGTCTCGATCCGAGCAGGTGAAAGGATAGCCTTGTGTGGTCGTACAGGAAG CGGAAAGTCTTCTTttattctcctccttctcgcccTGTTAGAACCTGTGCAAAAGGATAATGTCAAGTACACGCTGTCCATTGACAGTGTTCCTCTCTCATCCATAAGTCCTCAGACTCTCCGAGAAAGAATAATAACTGTACCCCAGGACCCAGTATTCCTACCATTAGGCAGTACCGTTAGGCAAAACCTAGACCCGCTTGGGGCAGCAACGACAGAGCAGTGTCATGAAGTTCTGCAAGCAACGGACCTCTGGGACATGGTTGAATCCCAGGGCGGGCTAGACAGTGTTCTATCAGAATCTTCACTCAGTCAAGGGCAAAAGCAGGTCTTCAATATTGCTCGAGCAGTGCTTAAGCGGAAAACTAGCGGTAGCTCTCTACTCCTCTTGGATGAGTTCACCAGTTCGGTCGATGCCGACACCGAGCGAGACATGCTTGCAATGATCGAGAGAGAGTTTGCTAGTTGCACTATAGTTATGGTCGCCCATCGACTGCACATTGTTTCTGAGTTTTGCGACAGGGTGCTTGTGCTAGATCGCGGAAGAATTGTAGAGGACGGTGACCCTCAGATGCTGGCAAGGGTCGACGAATCGTGGTTTGCGAGTCTGCTGGCGGCTGGAGGATAA
- a CDS encoding hypothetical protein (EggNog:ENOG41) yields the protein MRLISLSSTFLLAANAAAYDTLLHFGPTAQVESRSIDQIYKAALKEGGVVTAWFGGDEKNQNDAVKDAFESAFPGMKLNQTVDLSKYLDGNIDQQLANNNVYVDTIAIQTTQDFPRWKEEGALLYYAPAGFDKIYSGLKDTDAAFYGYTGIAWQLVWNADKLKGKKAPAEYSDFLAPEYKGKLALTYPNDDDSILFLFDKILNQYGESWFDKLLQQKPRWVRGAATPQTLVRNPKTPYVATFTSAIGLSTVAGSLNATFPKKSNFISWAQHTAILKDAPHPEGAKLLQNFLLSKDFQKTSGFWPVRSDVAPPAGFPVFVDQSHTDPHDFVRFMVDRERVERLRFWFEKRLGTPQGLSSLDDDL from the exons ATGCGCCTCATATCGCTTTCTTCGACTTTTCTACTCGCTGCAAACGCAGCGGCGTATGATACCCTCCTCCATTTCGGCCCAACAGCTCAAGTTGAGAGCCGTTCCATCGATCAGATTTACAAAGCTGCTCTCAAGGAAGGTGGTGTTGTGACAGCCTGGTTCGGCggcgatgagaagaaccAAAATGACGCGGTCAAGGACGCCTTCGAATCCGCTTTCCCCGGCATGAAGCTCAATCAAACCGTCGACCTGTCTAAATATCTCGATGGTAACATCGACCAACAACTTGCCAACAACAACGTCTATGTCGACACAATCGCTATACAGACTACACAGGACTTTCCACGATGGAAAGAAGAGGGCGCGCTGCTTTACTATGCCCCTGCTGGGTTTGACAAGATCTATTCTGGTCTTAAGGATACGGATGCTGCTTTCTACGGGTACACTGGTATTGCGTGGCAGCTTGTTTGGAACGCTGATAAGTTGAAAGGCAAGAAGGCGCCGGCGGAATACAGCGACTTTCTTGCGCCCGAGTACAAAGGTAAACTTGCTTTGACTTATCCCAATGACGACGACTcaatcctcttcctcttcgatAAAAT CCTCAACCAATACGGCGAATCTTGGTTCGACAAGCTCCTCCAACAGAAGCCTCGCTGGGTTCGTGGAGCAGCTACTCCCCAGACGCTTGTTCGCAACCCCAAGACACCTTACGTCGCGACCTTCACCTCAGCCATCGGCTTATCAACTGTCGCTGGCTCTCTCAACGCTACCTttcccaagaagagcaacttCATCTCGTGGGCACAGCATACTGCCATTCTCAAGGATGCACCACACCCCGAGGGCGCTAAGTTGCTGCAGAACTTTCTACTGAGCAAGGACTTCCAGAAGACGAGCGGGTTCTGGCCTGTGAGAAGTGACGTTGCTCCGCCGGCTGGCTTTCCTGTGTTTGTTGATCAATCCCACACAGACCCCCATGATTTCGTGAGGTTCATGGTCGACCGGGAAAGGGTCGAGAGGTTGAGATTCTGGTTCGAGAAGAGACTTGGTACTCCCCAGGGTCTCAGTTCATTGGATGATGATTTGTAG
- a CDS encoding hypothetical protein (EggNog:ENOG41) — translation MHSNILLAISILMAGSAVAGPCKPRTSASDALTVTLTTTEPTPTTIATETTIATSDSYKTTAIDYITTTTSEADSSTIAQTQTTTAASEHEHESTTASSVSSQPTTTGGITTTSEAESTTKAATTSTAVAAPTFSILAGSAPLTGDVLQADGYQGSYPKFNPSFNPLNPPYSPRTWVIEPGTDHIKDAASGNYLCAYYLFVQQNGGAASISTCNDDRNPGLNSMYGYLSCQIVNGQLSCTAPKTVCTFDGDYTCVTSPGQESAYNQIVALASETSDAFIAIYETTPNNWTPMVLDVQEV, via the exons ATGCATTCTAATATTCTGTTGGCCATCAGCATTTTGATGGCTGGGTCTGCTGTTGCAGGTCCTTGCAAGCCAAGAACATCAG CTTCAGATGCATTAACGGTCACGCTCACTACTACCGAGCCTACTCCAACCACCATCGCTACTGAGACTACTATTGCGACGTCAGACTCATACAAGACAACTGCCATTGATTACATCACTACCACAACGTCTGAAGCTGATAGCAGTACCATCGCTCAGACCCAAACCACGACTGCTGCCTCTGAACACGAACACGAAAGCACCACTGCGTCATCGGTTTCATCTCAGCCGACGACCACAGGAGGCATCACCACGACTTCAGAGGCCGAGAGCACCACCAAGGCTGCCACCACTAGCACTGCTGTCGCCGCCCCAACCTTTAGCATCCTCGCTGGAAGTGCTCCTCTAACTGGCGATGTCCTCCAGGCTGATGGTTACCAGGGGAGCTACCCAAAGTTCAATCCCTCATTTAACCCCCTAAATCCACCCTACAGCCCCAGAACATGGGTCATCGAGCCCGGCACCGACCATATCAAGGACGCAGCCAGTGGAAATTATTTATGCGCCTACTATCTCTTTGTGCAACAGAACGGTGGAGCAGCATCCATTTCTACCTGTAATGATGATCGTAACCCGGGCCTTAACAGCATGTACGGCTATTTGTCCTGTCAAATTGTGAACGGTCAGCTCTCGTGTACAGCTCCCAAGACTGTGTGCACCTTCGACGGAGACTACACCTGTGTAACCTCACCTGGCCAAGAGAGCGCTTACAATCAGATTGTAGCCTTGGCTAGTGAGACTAGTGATGCGTTTATCGCGATCTATGAGACTACGCCTAACAACTGGACACCAATGGTACTTGATGTTCAAGAAGTCTAA
- a CDS encoding hypothetical protein (CAZy:GH20), with protein MAANLYPHRGFMLDTGRKFFPVKAILHLLTLLHQYNFNVFHWHIYDAESFPLLWPGGEGLTNASVKYSQTHTFYTPTDIQNIVSYAENLGIMVYPETDMPGHSDIWGIWKKNLVVGKTSLTKPDAQLDIRTNNKAVYDNITNLVATVDGYFGSPYHHFGGDEVAYMWNTKDDNKLFNTFLNWLKTLTPKKSVILWDDPLTDSEKSITLAKDWIIQTWHKGTTSKILKKGHRVIVSESDTFYIGNADADKISKFVFPKDSKVLGFEIAWFTSQDDSPSDLDQDWILDPLKAASKIRRK; from the exons ATGGCCGCCAATCTCTATCCCCATAGAGGCTTTATGCTTGATACAGGCCGAAAGTTCTTCCCTGTCAAAGCCATTCTTCACTTGCTGACCTTGCTTCACCAATACAACTTCAATGTCTTTCACTGGCATATCTACGATGCGGAAAGCTTTCCTCTACTTTGGCCCGGGGGCGAGGGTTTGACAAATGCCAGTGTCAAGTACAGCCAGACTCACACATTCTATACGCCCACCGATATTCAAAACATCGTCTCTTATGCCGAGAACCTTGGGATTATGGTGTACCCGGAGACAGACATGCCTGGTCACAGCGATATCTG GGGAATATGGAAAAAGAATTTAGTTGTAGGCaagacaagcttgacaaAGCCAGACGCCCAGCTCGACATCAGAACGAACAACAAAGCAGTGTATGACAATATCACCAACTTAGTAGCTACCGTCGATGGGTATTTCGGCTCACCTTACCATCACTTTGGTGGCGATGAAGTCGCGTACATGTGGAACACCAAGGACGACAACAAGTTATTCAATACATTTTTAAACTGGCTCAAAACACTCACTCCCAAGAAATCGGTCATCTTATGGGATGATCCTCTTACCGACTCTGAAAAAAGCATCACCTTAGCAAAAGACTGGATCATTCAAACCTGGCATAAGGGCACCACTTCAAAGATCCTTAAAAAGGGACACCGGGTTATCGTTTCAGAGTCTGACACGTTCTATATCGGAAATGCAGATGCTGACAAGATATCCAAATTCGTGTTCCCCAAGGACTCCAAGGTCTTGGGATTCGAAATCGCGTGGTTCACTTCACAGGATGATAGTCCAAGTGATTTGGATCAAGACTGGATTCTGGATCCCTTGAAGGCCGCATCGAAGATCCGAAGGAAGTAA
- a CDS encoding hypothetical protein (EggNog:ENOG41): MPDIDFNAIAAAANFDNFRQAPILDTLANDALLSPNSKLEQALANSTAKGLPPISVTPMSGQHLTILTQLMGAKSVLEIGTLGGYSAICFAQGGAKVTSIEIDAKHRDVALENVAGFDVDVILGAALDILPKLAEEKRQFDMVFIDAEFEDHIEHFDWAVKLTRPGGCVFFDDVVPAMFNNGQVKLGADSILTHIGKDHRVKAALMPNVACHPMLPTPIFNGFVLALVKKHS; the protein is encoded by the coding sequence ATGCCCGACATTGACTTCAACGCCATAGCGGCTGCTGCCAATTTTGACAATTTCCGCCAGGCTCCGATATTGGACACTCTTGCCAACGATGCCCTCCTTTCTCCCAACTCCAAATTAGAACAAGCACTCGCCAACTCAACCGCCAAGGGCCTTCCTCCCATCAGCGTCACTCCAATGTCTGGCCAGCATCTAACTATTCTTACTCAACTCATGGGCGCAAAATCAGTCCTCGAGATCGGCACACTTGGTGGATACTCAGCTATTTGTTTCGCGCAAGGCGGTGCCAAAGTGACAAGCATTGAGATCGATGCTAAGCACCGCGACGTCGCACTTGAGAATGTCGCAGGttttgacgttgacgttATACTCGGAGCTGCACTAGATATCCTACCCAAGCTGGCAGAGGAGAAACGGCAGTTTGATATGGTCTTTATTGATGCTGAATTTGAGGATCATATTGAGCACTTTGACTGGGCTGTTAAATTGACCAGGCCTGGAGGATGTGTCTTCTTCGACGACGTGGTGCCGGCGATGTTCAATAATGGCCAAGTAAAGCTTGGAGCGGATTCTATCTTGACGCATATCGGAAAGGATCATAGAGTCAAGGCTGCACTGATGCCCAATGTGGCGTGTCACCCCATGTTACCCACGCCCATCTTCAATGGCTTCGTATTGGCTCTAGTCAAAAAGCACTCATGA
- a CDS encoding hypothetical protein (EggNog:ENOG41): protein MAPSTHRNACLSCRQKKLKCDRQQPCANCVARSVECTEQDLPPSRAVKRPLPQDSDSSTLSSILSRLDQIETYLSPSKRRKNVSISTPIGDQLNATRFNVPGVSQSQGPASSDVVESMPPEDQMQATKYSVNDSFLVSLTTITEHNHLYVDSGKYRALTHELSISISADYRSQKSIEPRHIQLPPKWETMRLFQVYFKYLGHVQNIIYRPDADTLINNAYEQIVNISATTAPRGLALILSVIALAAILEPIDGTLTTAIPILKERLGLFAAYIRMAMDCLEQHRRRADHALENVQALILLSFGIHHTETFSPRYRVLIAEAIAVSHSLGLHVVDRVSVRPGQSKVDGDPTQEIKRRVWWYLVATDWASSKAEGTSGATYLIQPNLISTNLPRHIDDDDLSNPSHNERPLSEPTTMSYNLQRIKVAEVVRCISDLMPHDPSEASCELILSLDAKLESLLHELPEFFKTDKSECEEVKQIDQKHPHTPMQRLLINLLINIFRCGLHFPYIPGRLNKALHTFSRQAGLKAARAVLSSQRGMSMTDLLHSADFMKIQGTIFHMFIGALVLTTDICCNQDGQTQLSELMQVLKRLDDVNDHSKMAAKLLDILTQLLVSYGVWSPSTTISTYTEDITPLDFRLSASDDQGLDSLHMPFPFDELWETYIGQPGGLDLLDVLEM, encoded by the exons ATGGCACCAAGCACACACAGAAATGCATGTCTCTCATGTCGCCAGAAAAAGCTCAAATGCGATAGGCAACAGCCATGCGCGAATTGTGTTGCTCGGTCCGTCGAGTGCACCGAGCAAGACCTGCCTCCTAGCCGAGCAGTCAAAAGACCGTTACCTCAAGACTCAGACTCTTCAACACTGTCAAGCATACTCTCAAGGTTAGACCAGATTGAGACTTACCTCAGTCccagcaagagaagaaagaatgtCTCTATATCGACCCCGATCGGCGACCAGCTGAATGCTACTCGCTTCAACGTGCCCGGCGTCTCGCAAAGCCAAGGCCCCGCTTCCAGTGACGTTGTTGAGTCGATGCCTCCTGAGGATCAAATGCAAGCCACCAAGTACTCGGTCAATGACAGCTTCTTGGTAAGTCTTACAACCATCACTGAGCATAATCATCTTTATGTTGACAGCGGCAAGTATCGCGCGCTCACGCACGAGCTTAGTATATCCATCTCAGCAGATTACAGATCTCAGAAATCAATCGAACCTCGCCACATACAACTCCCTCCCAAGTGGGAGACAATGCGCCTGTTTCaagtatactttaaatacttgGGCCATGTCCAGAACATCATCTACCGGCCTGACGCAGACACTCTCATAAATAATGCATATGAGCAGATCGTCAACATCTCTGCAACGACTGCACCTCGAGGGCTCGCCTTGATATTATCCGTCATAGCACTGGCGGCGATTCTTGAGCCCATAGATGGGACCTTGACCACAGCTATTCCGATCCTCAAGGAAAGGCTGGGATTATTCGCCGCGTACATTCGAATGGCGATGGACTGCCTGGAGCAGCATCGGCGACGAGCAGACCACGCTCTCGAGAACGTCCAGGCATTAATCCTCCTCAGCTTTGGCATCCATCATACCGAGACCTTCTCTCCTCGGTATCGCGTCTTGATCGCTGAAGCTATCGCTGTTTCTCATAGCCTTGGACTCCATGTCGTCGACCGAGTATCTGTAAGACCGGGCCAGTCCAAGGTCGATGGGGACCCAACACAAGAGATAAAGAGAAGAGTTTGGTGGTATCTCGTGGCGACTGATTGGGCATCCTCAAAAGCTGAAG GAACGTCTGGAGCTACCTACCTCATCCAACCAAACCTCATCAGTACCAACCTTCCAAGACatattgacgatgacgaccTGAGTAATCCCAGTCACAATGAGCGACCTCTTTCAGAGCCAACCACCATGTCCTATAATCTCCAACGCATTAAAGTCGCGGAGGTAGTTCGCTGCATTTCCGACCTGATGCCACATGATCCAAGTGAAGCATCATGCGAGCTGATACTTTCGCTCGATGCAAAGCTTGAGTCGTTACTACACGAACTCCCGGAATTCTTCAAGACGGACAAGTCAGAGTGCGAAGAGGTCAAACAGATTGACCAAAAGCATCCCCATACCCCAATGCAGCGACTTTTAATCAACCTCCTAATCAATATCTTCCGCTGCGGACTGCATTTTCCGTATATTCCTGGACGTCTCAACAAGGCTCTACATACTTTCTCACGGCAGGCTGGCTTGAAAGCTGCTCGAGCAGTCCTGTCTTCACAGCGAGGCATGAGCATGACAGACTTGCTGCACTCTGCGGATTTCATGAAAATCCAGGGCACCATTTTTCACATGTTCATTGGGGCGCTTGTTCTCACTACAGATATATGCTGCAACCAGGACGGGCAGACGCAATTATCTGAGCTGATGCAGGTTTTGAAGAGACTGGACGATGTCAACGACCATTCCAAGATGGCTGCCAAGTTACTGGATATCTTGACGCAGTTGCTAGTCTCATATGGAGTCTGGTCACCATCTACGACTATCTCTACATACACTGAGGATATAACGCCACTTGACTTTCGTTTATCGGCATCTGACGACCAAGGGCTAGATAGTCTCCATATGCCCTTTCCTTTTGATGAGTTGTGGGAGACATACATCGGGCAGCCTGGTGGCTTGGATTTGCTAGATGTTTTGGAAATGTAA
- a CDS encoding hypothetical protein (EggNog:ENOG41), with product MQKKISSSAPEPSHAKAVPKQVKYYVSELEERIAYLEGLVIEIRDTVPEARSILSETSGFSEMTAPPKIQSESSPAVISPQPDNLEPNPEGSLIYHGSTSIMHGKLRQPEKVATHPDNSTLGAKTSSNFEQVAQHFGISLDNDLVTMALMHFFKWQYPQFMFIYREAFLRDHFGDRQSCKYWSSGLVLSICALGLLMSPDEVQRRASEQFFSAAETTLIVYGFARPSIATVQAFLCLAFYEIGRGNVSKGWGFSVGIAFRMAQDLGFQRDPKNWVSCDTSLATPEDIEIRRRIVWGCYTSDKLISLTLGRPVYFSHHDIEVEKLERLP from the exons ATGCAAAAGAAGATATC CTCAAGTGCTCCAGAACCGAGCCATGCGAAAGCTGTTCCAAAGCAAGTAAAGTAT TATGTGTCTGAGCTAGAAGAGCGCATCGCGTATCTTGAGGGGTTGGTCATTGAGATACGCGATACCGTCCCGGAAGCGCGGAGCATCTTGTCGGAGACATCTGGGTTTAGCGAAATGACTGCTCCTCCAAAGATTCAGAGTGAGTCTTCGCCTGCGGTCATCAGTCCGCAACCTGATAATCTGGAACCGAACCCGGAGGGATCACTCATCTACCACGGTTCCACGAGTATCATGCATGGAAAGCTTCGTCAGCCAGAGAAGGTGGCTACGCATCCGGACAACTCGACCCTTGGTGCAAAGACCAGTTCGAACTTTGAACAAGTTGCGCAGCATTTCGGCATCTCCCTGGATAACGACCTTGTTACGATGGCACTAATGCACTTCTTCAAATGGCAATATCCGCAGTTCATGTTTATTTACCGTGAGGCATTTCTACGGGACCACTTTGGTGACCGACAGAGTTGCAAATACTGGTCCTCTGGGCTGGTTCTCTCCATATGTGCCCTGGGCCTGTTAATGTCGCCTGACGAGGTACAGCGACGAGCAAGTGAGCAATTTTTCAGCGCTGCTGAAACGACACTTATAGTATATGGCTTCGCTCGGCCGTCAATCGCCACAGTTCAAGCTTTTCTATGTCTTGCGTTTTACGAAATAGGGAGAGGGAATGTGTCCAAAGGCTGGGGTTTCTCAG TAGGTATCGCCTTTCGAATGGCGCAAGACCTCGGCTTCCAGAGAGATCCCAAGAACTGGGTCTCATGCGATACGTCATTGGCGACCCCAGAAGATATAGAGATCCGAAGAAGAATTGTCTGGGGTTGCTATACCTCTGACAAGCTGATTAGTCTGACTCTCGGCCGACCAGTCTACTTCTCACATCACGATATAGAAGTTGAGAAATTGGAGCGACTACCGTGA